CAACTCGAACGACAAATTGATCATCGCCGGCCGGGAGTTCAACTCACGCCTCATGGTCGGCACCGGCAAATATGCCAGCAACGAGCAGATGGTAGCGGCCCTGGAAGCCTCGGGGGCAGAGATAATAACCGTTGCGGTGCGGCGGGTGAACATCACCGACCGCTCCAAGGAATCGCTCCTCGACTTCATCGACCCCAAGAAATACACCCTGCTCCCCAACACCGCCGGCTGCTACACGGCCGATGACGCGGTCCGCACCTGCCGCCTCGCCCGGGAAGCCGGGATGAGCGACATGGTGAAGCTGGAAGTCCTCGGGAACGAGAAAACCCTATACCCCGACAACGAGGAACTCCTCAAGGCGGCCAAAATCCTTGTGCAGGAAGGGTTCACCGTCCTCCCCTACACAAGCGACGACCCCATCATCTGCAAAAAGCTGGAAGATATCGGCTGTGCCGCCGTGATGCCCCTGGGAGCCCCCATCGGGAGCGGCCTCGGCATCCGCAATCCCTATACCATCCGGATCATCATGGAGACCGTGAAGGTGCCGGTCATCGTGGACGCAGGCGTAGGAACCGCTTCCGACGCAGCAATAGCCATGGAGTTGGGCGTTGACGGCGTCCTCATGAATACCGGCATCGCCGGGGCTAAAGACCCAATCGCCATGGCGGAAGCCATGAATCTGGCAGTGCGGGCGGGACGCCTTGCCTACAGGGCGGGACGCATTCCGAAAAAACTCTACGCCACCGCGTCAAGCCCCGTCGAGGGGATGATTGAATAAGGCCGATTTTCGCCTCTACCTCATTACCGACCGCCACCAGGCGCCCGGCGGGGACCTCTTTGCCGCGGTGGAGGGGGCTCTGGCAGGGGGGGTGCGGGCGGTACAGCTTCGGGAAAAGGATATCCCCCCCAGGGATCTTCTTGAACTGGCCCGTGCCATGCGGAAGCTGACCGACCGCTACGGGGCGAAACTCATCATCAACGACCGGGCGGATATTGCCCTGGCTGCAGGCGCCGACGGCATCCACCTGGGGGAAGCGGGCATCCCCGCCAATGCGGCCCGCCGGATTCTCGGCGGAGATCGGCTCATCGGCGTCTCCTGTCACAGCAGGGAGAGTGCCATGGCTGCCGCAGAGGCTGGAGCCGATTTCATCACCTTCGGCCCCGTTTACCCCACTCCCTCGAAGGCGGCCTACGGCGCCCCCGTGGGGCTGAAACTCCTTGCCGAAGCGGTTTCGCTCCTAAGCATCCCCGTCTTCGCCCTCGGAGGTATAAAGAGGGAAAACACGCCCGATACCCTTGCTGCGGGAGCAGCCGGCATTGCTCTCATTTCCGCCATCATTGCTGCCGGCAACCCCGAAGAAGAAGCCCGCGTCTTTTTGTCGCTCCTGGCGCAGTAGAACACACCGAGTAACCGATGTCCGATTCGCTCATAAACCCAGATCTCCGCTTCAACTCCTACGGCACATACCTGCGCCGCCGCTTCGGCTGCCGTGTCAGCAAAGTGAACGTGGACGGCGGCTTCACCTGCCCCAACCGTGATGGTGCCCGGGGGACCGGGGGATGCATCTACTGCGACAATGCCTCGTTCTCGCCTGGGGGCACCGTGCCCGAGAAAACGATCGAGCTCCAGATGGATGAGGGGATGGCCTATCATCGCCACCGCCTGGGAAGCGAAAAATTCATCGTATACTTCCAGAAATTCACCAACACCTACGCCCCGGTTGAGCGGCTCCGTGACCTCTACACCCGCGCCCTGGCCCATCCCGACGTCGTCGGCATCTCAATCGGCACCCGCCCAGACTCCCTGTCGAACCAAGCGCTGGACCTCCTGACCGATCTGGCGAAAAGCCGTTACGTCTGTATCGAATTGGGCCTCCAGTCCATGGATGATGCAATCCTCCGTCAGATCGGCCGTGGCCACACCCTGGACGAATACCTCGAGACGGTTGGACGAATCGAAGGCCGCGGCATCGATCTCTGCACCCACCTGATCTACGGTTTCCCCGGCGAGACCAGAGAAGGGTTTTTGCGTACCGCCGATCTGATGGCAAAACTTCCGGTCAACTCGGTAAAGCTCCACCAGCTCCAGGCAATACGGGGGACGAAACTGGCAGAGCTTTACTATAGCGGTGAATTCATCCCCATCAGCCACCGGGAGTATGTCTCCGCCGCCTGCGATTTCCTGGAGCTCCTGCCGCCGCGAATCGCCATCCAAAGGCTCTACGGCTCGGCCCCCATCGCCATACGGATAGCCCCCCACTGGGATCTCAAGAACAACCAGATGTGGTATTCAATCGTGAACGAACTGAAACGCCGCGGCACCTGGCAGGGATTCCGGCTTGCCGGCACCCCGTGCAGGGTCGGAAATCTCTGAATGGAGTGACGCCATGACGACAGCCAGAATCGCCAGCTTGGGGCAGGAGTACCCCATCGGAAAAATCCTCTGCATCGGCCGGAACTACGCGGAGCACATCAAGGAACTGGGAAACGAGACTCCCGAAGCGCCGGTAATCTTCATGAAACCAGCCACGTCGGTGATCGGCGACGGCGGTGCCATTGTTATCCCATCCTACTCGAAGGACTGCCACCACGAAGCGGAGTTGGCGGCACTCATCGGAACCAAGGGGAAGAATATCCCGGCAGAGCGCGCCCTGGAGCACGTGGCAGGCTACGGCGTCGCCATCGACCTGACACTCCGCGACGTGCAGGCGGAGCTTAAGAAGAAAGGGCTCCCCTGGGACATTGCCAAGGGATTCGACACTGCCTGCCCCCTCTCGTCGTTCACCCCCGCGGCCCAGGTTAGCGACCCCCAGGATCTGAGGATACATCTCACCGTCAACGGGCAGACCCGCCAGGACGGCTCCACTTCTCTCATGATTCACACCGTCCGCGACATTATCTGTTACATGTCGGGGATTTTCACCCTGGAACCGGGCGACGTAATTCTCACCGGCACACCGGCCGGCGTCAGCGCCATTGTTCCGGGAGACGAACTTGTCGCCGAGATACCTGGTGTTGCCCGCCTCCGGGCTAGCGTCAAATAATTCGAATAGGTATATTTATTGCTCTAATCAGTAAAAGACCATACAGGAGGTGGTACATGGAGAATGAGAAAACGTGTCCCGACTGCCAGGGGAAAATGATCCTCCTTCCCGGCTGAGGGGGCCTCTTCTGGCGGTGCCAGAAGTGTGGAAAGAAAATGCCGTTGTCGGACAATCAGCCGACGGGTTGCTGCGGATGAGCGAAAGGGGATGGGATTCCATCCCCTTTCAGCATTTTCGCGGATTCATTTTCGTTTTGTGACGGTTGTCGTCAGTCCCGCTCGATGCTAGAATTAAATCCGCCTACAACCCATGAACCGGGAGAAATCAATGCCGGCAGCCGCCTTCGATGTAATCAAGGGAAGTATCCAGACACTTCTTGGAGGAGCAGAGCTAAGCCTGGTACCCGGCGAAGCGCCCATAGAGGAAGGCGAACCGCTCCTGCGCGAAACAATCACCATCGACGACCTCCCCTATAGCTTCACGGCACGGCGCTACGCCATCCCCTTTACCCGGACGGAGGAAGTCTTCTGCCGCGAGCTGCTGGCCGCCTTTGCCGCCATGTTCACCGGCTTCAAGCAGGAGGGATACGCAGCCCATTTTCGCACGGCGCTTCTCGCTTCGATTATGGATATCGCCGTGGCCCGTTTCCTGCGGGGCGACCATCGCAAAGCCTTCTGGTCGATCCAGCAACTGATCCAGCTCCTGAAGAATCTTTCCTACCAGCGGTACGAAGGAAAGCCTGCCACCACGGGATTTCTCATCCACCGGACAAAACTCCCCGACCTTCGCCGGAGAATACGGTACCAGAAATACGACTGGACCGAACTCAAGCCTCCGCAAGCCATAAATGACGATTTTTTTGCGAATCCCCTCACCTACCGGTTCATCGACGGCCTGAGCTCTCTTTTTGTGGCCAATATCCAGATGCAGGTGGGCGGAATTATCCGGACCAGCGCCACGGCCGAGCGGGAAGAGGTGGACCGCCAGACCCACCAGGGGGCCTTCTCTCTGCTGCGCAGCGCCGGCGCAGGGGCCTTCGCCATAAAGGTAAACGAGTCATCGGAAATCGAAGTCATCATCGGGCCCGACAAGCTTCTGGTGAGGAGGCGTGGGCAGTGGAGAATCTTCGATCCGGACATCATCCGCTCGTTTCTGGCGGAAAGCCTCGGGAAAGAGGAGATCGACCACTTGCTGTGGACGGTCTACACCCTGTCCAAAACCCGTCACGGCACCGTCGTCCTGATCCATGAACGGAGCCCGCGACAACTGGCAACCCTCAGACGTGGCTCAGTGGGGGGAGGCGACCCCCTTAGCGCCATCCTGTTCGGAAAAGTCAAGGGGAAGAGTATCAGCACGCTCAAACAGTCGGGAGAACTGCTCCGGCTCCTTTCTTCGGACGGCATGACCGTCTTCAGCAAAAAAGGAAAGCTCATGGAGACCGGCTTCATAATCGACACCTCCCATACGCGGGAGGTTGTGGTGGGCGGAGGCCGCACAACGGCCGCCAGCGCAGCGTCCTACTTCGGGCGGGTCATCAAGGTGTCCGAAGACGGCCCGATCGAACTCTACCACGGGGGTAAAAGAGTCTATCGCTTCGGGTAAGAAAAGACCTCTAAGGGTACACCCTTTGCAGTCATACCCCAAATGTCCGCTTGACACAGGGGACAGCATCAATCCCTCCGGTGTTCCCCGCCGTCTTAAAGGAGAGCAATAATGGCAAAAAACCTGCGCATCGGCTCAAGGCTGATCCGCTTCTCGCTCATTGCGGGCATTGTAATTGCCCTTATCGGCAGCATCTGTGCGTACTATTCCAGCGGTTATCTGACAGATGCGCCCCCCGCGGCCCAGAACATCGCCCGGCTCACCCTTGTGATTTCCCTCGTCAATGCCGTGCTGTTCCTGTTCGTTTTATGGATGTTCGCTGCCAGAAAAGTGGTAAAGCGTGTCAACAAATTGGCCTACGCCATGGACCGTGGCGCCGAAGGTGACATGACCGTCACAGTGGAGAGTGACGCAGATGACGAACTGGGGCTCCT
The nucleotide sequence above comes from Geobacter benzoatilyticus. Encoded proteins:
- a CDS encoding thiazole synthase → MSNSNDKLIIAGREFNSRLMVGTGKYASNEQMVAALEASGAEIITVAVRRVNITDRSKESLLDFIDPKKYTLLPNTAGCYTADDAVRTCRLAREAGMSDMVKLEVLGNEKTLYPDNEELLKAAKILVQEGFTVLPYTSDDPIICKKLEDIGCAAVMPLGAPIGSGLGIRNPYTIRIIMETVKVPVIVDAGVGTASDAAIAMELGVDGVLMNTGIAGAKDPIAMAEAMNLAVRAGRLAYRAGRIPKKLYATASSPVEGMIE
- the thiE gene encoding thiamine phosphate synthase, coding for MNKADFRLYLITDRHQAPGGDLFAAVEGALAGGVRAVQLREKDIPPRDLLELARAMRKLTDRYGAKLIINDRADIALAAGADGIHLGEAGIPANAARRILGGDRLIGVSCHSRESAMAAAEAGADFITFGPVYPTPSKAAYGAPVGLKLLAEAVSLLSIPVFALGGIKRENTPDTLAAGAAGIALISAIIAAGNPEEEARVFLSLLAQ
- a CDS encoding TIGR01212 family radical SAM protein (This family includes YhcC from E. coli K-12, an uncharacterized radical SAM protein.), which codes for MSDSLINPDLRFNSYGTYLRRRFGCRVSKVNVDGGFTCPNRDGARGTGGCIYCDNASFSPGGTVPEKTIELQMDEGMAYHRHRLGSEKFIVYFQKFTNTYAPVERLRDLYTRALAHPDVVGISIGTRPDSLSNQALDLLTDLAKSRYVCIELGLQSMDDAILRQIGRGHTLDEYLETVGRIEGRGIDLCTHLIYGFPGETREGFLRTADLMAKLPVNSVKLHQLQAIRGTKLAELYYSGEFIPISHREYVSAACDFLELLPPRIAIQRLYGSAPIAIRIAPHWDLKNNQMWYSIVNELKRRGTWQGFRLAGTPCRVGNL
- a CDS encoding fumarylacetoacetate hydrolase family protein, which codes for MTTARIASLGQEYPIGKILCIGRNYAEHIKELGNETPEAPVIFMKPATSVIGDGGAIVIPSYSKDCHHEAELAALIGTKGKNIPAERALEHVAGYGVAIDLTLRDVQAELKKKGLPWDIAKGFDTACPLSSFTPAAQVSDPQDLRIHLTVNGQTRQDGSTSLMIHTVRDIICYMSGIFTLEPGDVILTGTPAGVSAIVPGDELVAEIPGVARLRASVK